In the genome of bacterium, one region contains:
- a CDS encoding glutamine synthetase — MSRESGLHGMLTQQELIDLVQSGAIETVALVFTDHYGRFLGKRFDAEYFIHEVREHGGHACNYLLTVDMEMEPVQGYDYASWQTGYGDFHLVPDWSTLRVASWLERTALVICNVYEENSPNRVAVAPRSILLQQIEKAEEAGFTVMAGSELEYYLFQDSFRTAAHKEYRHLQPAGWYIEDYHMLQGTREESFNGLVRRHLKQSGVPVETSKGEWGLGQHEMNVRYSDVLTMADRHCVYKQCMKETAEQLNISLTFMAKPDAGQAGSSCHLHISLWQDGRNVFAGDQALGPVKGSDYFRWFLAGWINHVPEMMVFYAPTINSYKRYQVGSWAPTRLGWSYDNRTAGFRILGSGPSLRIECRVPGADCNPYLAFAASLASGFDGIDRRLEPPVMFQGDSYQAGEIAKIPMTLREAADLFHGSGFARQVFGEAVHRHYSHFYHSECDLFDRAVTDWERKRYFERI; from the coding sequence ATGAGCAGAGAATCCGGTCTGCACGGCATGCTCACGCAACAGGAGTTGATCGATTTGGTGCAGTCCGGCGCCATCGAAACCGTGGCGCTGGTATTTACCGATCACTATGGCCGCTTCCTGGGCAAGCGCTTTGATGCCGAATATTTTATCCACGAGGTTCGAGAACACGGCGGACATGCGTGCAACTATCTGCTTACAGTGGATATGGAGATGGAGCCGGTCCAGGGGTATGACTATGCCAGCTGGCAGACCGGCTATGGCGATTTTCATCTGGTCCCCGATTGGAGCACGCTGCGCGTCGCCTCCTGGTTGGAGCGGACTGCTCTGGTGATCTGCAACGTTTATGAGGAAAACTCGCCGAATCGGGTGGCGGTGGCGCCGCGCTCCATTCTACTGCAACAGATTGAAAAGGCCGAAGAAGCCGGCTTTACCGTGATGGCGGGATCGGAACTGGAATACTATCTTTTTCAGGATTCTTTTCGTACCGCGGCGCATAAAGAATACCGCCATCTCCAGCCTGCAGGATGGTATATTGAAGATTACCATATGCTTCAGGGCACGCGCGAGGAGAGCTTTAATGGTCTGGTGCGACGCCATCTCAAGCAGTCCGGCGTGCCGGTGGAGACCTCCAAAGGGGAGTGGGGGCTTGGTCAGCATGAAATGAACGTGCGCTACAGCGATGTATTAACCATGGCTGACCGGCATTGCGTGTACAAGCAGTGCATGAAGGAGACGGCCGAGCAGCTGAACATCAGCCTCACCTTTATGGCCAAACCGGATGCCGGCCAGGCTGGCTCCAGCTGCCACCTGCACATCAGTCTGTGGCAGGACGGCCGTAACGTTTTTGCCGGCGACCAGGCGCTGGGCCCGGTGAAGGGTTCGGACTATTTTCGCTGGTTTCTCGCCGGCTGGATCAACCATGTGCCGGAGATGATGGTCTTTTATGCACCCACCATCAACTCATATAAGCGCTATCAAGTGGGATCCTGGGCGCCGACGCGGTTGGGATGGAGTTATGACAACCGCACTGCCGGCTTTCGCATCCTCGGCAGCGGGCCCAGCCTGCGCATTGAATGCCGGGTTCCGGGCGCGGATTGCAACCCCTATTTGGCATTTGCCGCCAGCCTGGCTTCGGGTTTCGACGGCATTGACCGCCGGTTGGAGCCGCCGGTGATGTTTCAGGGCGACAGCTATCAGGCCGGCGAGATCGCTAAAATTCCAATGACTCTGCGCGAGGCTGCAGACCTGTTCCATGGCAGCGGCTTTGCACGGCAAGTCTTCGGCGAAGCCGTTCACCGCCACTACAGCCATTTCTATCACAGCGAATGCGATCTATTCGATCGCGCGGTAACGGATTGGGAAAGAAAACGATATTTTGAAAGAATATAA
- a CDS encoding cation transporter — protein MKSKSLTFYAWLSIATALVTISLKSLAYLLTGSVGLLSDALESLVNLTAAFMALAMLTIAARPPDELHAFGHSKAEYFASGVEGALILSAAAMICWTAIPRLVTPQPLEKVGLGLVISMAASAANLLVGRILMSAGRKHRSIALEADAHHLMTDVWTSAGVLIGIAAVSITGWMRLDPIIALLVAVNIIWTGFQLLRRSALGLMDTALEDHDLTTVKQMLESYADRHVHYHALWTRQAGSRKFISVHILVPGQWSVQQGHQILEELDKDIHRLMPGVHLFTHLEPVDDPAALQDTTLDRPSLVS, from the coding sequence ATGAAATCAAAATCACTGACTTTTTACGCCTGGCTGTCCATCGCAACAGCCCTGGTGACGATAAGCCTAAAAAGCTTAGCCTATCTGCTCACCGGCTCGGTGGGTTTGCTGTCCGACGCCTTGGAATCCCTGGTCAATCTGACTGCGGCGTTCATGGCTCTGGCCATGCTGACGATAGCCGCGCGGCCGCCGGATGAACTGCACGCTTTTGGCCATTCCAAAGCGGAATATTTTGCCAGCGGCGTGGAAGGCGCTCTGATTCTGTCCGCGGCGGCCATGATCTGCTGGACAGCCATACCGAGGCTGGTAACGCCGCAGCCGCTGGAAAAAGTGGGCCTTGGTCTGGTGATCTCTATGGCCGCATCTGCTGCCAATCTGCTGGTGGGTCGCATCCTCATGAGCGCCGGCCGCAAGCATCGCTCTATTGCGCTGGAGGCCGATGCACATCATCTTATGACTGATGTCTGGACTTCTGCCGGAGTCCTGATCGGAATCGCCGCAGTTTCAATCACGGGTTGGATGCGTTTAGATCCCATCATCGCGCTGCTGGTGGCGGTCAATATTATTTGGACCGGATTCCAGCTTCTCCGTCGCTCAGCGTTGGGCTTGATGGATACGGCTTTGGAGGATCATGACTTGACCACAGTAAAGCAGATGCTCGAAAGCTATGCCGACCGGCATGTGCACTATCACGCTCTCTGGACTCGACAAGCCGGCAGCCGTAAATTCATCTCCGTGCACATCCTGGTTCCTGGACAATGGTCGGTCCAACAGGGGCACCAAATTCTGGAGGAACTGGACAAAGACATCCACCGGCTTATGCCAGGCGTTCATCTTTTCACTCATCTGGAACCCGTCGATGATCCTGCAGCTCTGCAGGATACCACCCTGGATCGTCCATCGTTGGTCAGCTGA